The Tenuifilum thalassicum genome includes the window CCAGGCTATCGGAAAAGCTACTCTCGTAAACAATAAACTCCTTGGTAAATTTCGACTGGTTCATCACACTTGGTATGGCAACCGCACTACTTATCACGCAAAAGGGGATTGCGTTAATAAGGCTGTTCTTAAACGAATAGTGTCCTAATATGTAAAAAAGCAAAGCAAGGAAAAATGCAAGCACAACCATCGATATTAGCGCACCAAGAAACGATTTTCGCACGCAGGTCAATTTCGACTTATTCATTTCAAGTTCCAAGGAGCTGTCTAAAACAATTAGGATTAGACCTATAGTGCCAAGAACAGGCAAAACAGTTGATAAATCGGGCACTTCGATATCCAAAATAAAGGTAACTTCTCGCACAATCCAACCAAGTACAAGCAGGAGGATAACGGATGGTATTTTTGTGTGCGATGTGGTAAAATCGAATAGGTAAGCCAAAAGGATAAGGCTACAAAATACTATAATAATCGTAAAAGTCATATCAAACCATTAATTATTAAACAAATAAAGCCTAATAAATTTGATGCCCTATCACCAAAAGTAATCTATTTAACTAATATTAGCAAGAGGTTAAGCGAGGTGAGAAGAGAAACTCCCCCAAAAATTATTCTAAGGATAATACAGGAATTTTTTAAACTAATGGGTCATGGATATTAGATCTAATTAATTTTGTAAATATTGATTTAATCGATAATATTGGTTTATGCAAAGAAGACAGGGCCAAAATATTTTTATAAAAGCTCTACTTTTTCTTCTACTGATTTTGTATGGGCCTGTTGGCTATTCTCACAATTATACCATACAAAAGTACAGCTTAAATGGTAGAACAAAAGTTTCGGGCGATGAGCAATGGGCCAAGGCTGGGGACCGACTCAACCATCCGTTTATTGTACTTGTTACCGACTCAACAGGAACAGCAGCACCTGGCATTAAGGTAAGTTTTGAGGTTGTGCGCACACCTGTAGGGGCCAAGGATGCTTACCTGGAAAGGTATGAGGTTTATACAAACAGTTCTGGTCTAGCACGCACCACTCTTCATCTTGGGGAATTAGAAGGCGAATATCAGGTTGTGGCTCGTGTAAAAACTAGCAACCCGCAGTCGTTTGTTATTTTCACAGCATACGCCTATGCAAGCAACTGGGCGTTGATGCTATTCGTTGGCCTACTAGGTGGGCTAGCCATCTTTTTTATTGGTTTAAAACAGATGAGTAAGGGATTGCGTCATGGCATTGCCAATAAGCTACGAGTAATCCTGCTTAGAATGTCAAGAAACAAGTATGTGGCTACTCTTTTTGGAGCTTTTGCTACAATTGTTACCCAATCGAGCAGTGCAACCACAGTAATGCTAATAGGATTCGTACAATCCAAACTGCTGAGGTTTGAGCAAACAATAGGAATGATTCTTGGTGCAGCTATAGGTACAACCATTACCGTTCAGCTAATCTCATTCAAACTTGCCGATTACTCTCTTCTAATTGTTGCCCTAGGCTTTGGTATGGTTGTCTTTACTAAAAAACAGGTTCATAAGAGTATAGGAGAAACGCTAATTGGTTTTGGACTAATATTCTATGGTATGCACCTTATGTCGGGAGCGATGTCGCCATTAAAGCACTACGAACCCTTCCTTATGGTTATCGAGAATGTACAGCAGCCCCTGTTGGGAGTAGTTGTGGGCACTTTACTTACCGCGCTGGTTCAAAGTAGCGCAGCATTTATAGGTATAGTTTTGGCGATGTGTACTCAGGGGCTTATCTCCCTAGAGGGCTCTATTCCTTTACTTATGGGGGCAAATTTAGGAACCACCATTACGGGAATTATTGCATCGTTTGCAACAGGTCGCGAAGCTAAAAAAGTTGCCCTAGCCTATGCGGTATTCAAATTCATTGGAATACTCCTTTTATTCTGGCTCATTGAGCCATTTGCCAACCTTGTTCGTTTATTCACACCCGACATAATTGACCCAACTTCTGGAACATTTGTAACAAACATAGGCAGGCAGGTAGCAAATGCGCACACCATTTATAATGTTATTCTCACTTTAATTGTATTGCCTTTTACAAAAACCTTCGCAAAAATAGTGGACTGGGTTATTCCCATTTTCCCTGAAAAACGTGAGCCATATAAGGTTCAATTCATCGACACCAACCTGCTGCAGTCACCAACCATTGCCATTGAGGTATCGAGGCAAGAGCTTGTGGGCATGGCAAAATTAGTGCAATCAATGCTTGATGATAGCATTAGACTATTTATTGACAAAAACCCTTCTACAATTGATACCATTCACGAAAAGGAGAACCACATAAACTTTTTACGCGATAAGCTAAATGATTATCTTCTAAAAATTAGTCACTCCGATATTAATGAAAAGGAGGTAGATAGCGTTTTTAAGGTGATGTTTGCCACAAAAGAGTTGGAACAGATTGGCGACATCATTTCGAAGAATATTCTTGAAAAGGGGAAATGGTGGCTCGGTGCGGGTTTAGAGTTTTCGCATGAGGGAAAGGAGGAACTTATTGAGTTTCATCGGCTAACCCAAAAGCAGCTAAAACGTGCAATAGATATTTTAAGTACGTTTAATTTGGATATTGCTCGAAAACAGCTTCGCAAGTACGAACACTACAAGCAGGTTGGCATTGAACTTGAACGAAGCCATTTTGATAGGCTGAAACAGGCTATAAATAAATCGATAGCGAGTTCAAAGACGCATTTGGAGCTGGTTAGCCTGTACCGAATTATTGGTAGCCATGCCAATAACATTGCACGTATTATGATAGGAGAAAATTAAAAAAGGCTGCCCCAAACAGAGACAGCCTTCAAACCTGATTCGAAAACTATTAATTCATACGCTTATTAAACTCCTCTACTCCCTTATCAAGAAATTCGATAAAAGCCTCAACGTCCAAATCATAGCCTTTTGGCTCAATGAGAGGCTTCTCATCGTTATCAAGTAGCACATAGTAAGGCTGACCATTAACGTTAAAACGTGTTGCCTGGAAATCGGCGTTTA containing:
- a CDS encoding Na/Pi symporter, encoding MQRRQGQNIFIKALLFLLLILYGPVGYSHNYTIQKYSLNGRTKVSGDEQWAKAGDRLNHPFIVLVTDSTGTAAPGIKVSFEVVRTPVGAKDAYLERYEVYTNSSGLARTTLHLGELEGEYQVVARVKTSNPQSFVIFTAYAYASNWALMLFVGLLGGLAIFFIGLKQMSKGLRHGIANKLRVILLRMSRNKYVATLFGAFATIVTQSSSATTVMLIGFVQSKLLRFEQTIGMILGAAIGTTITVQLISFKLADYSLLIVALGFGMVVFTKKQVHKSIGETLIGFGLIFYGMHLMSGAMSPLKHYEPFLMVIENVQQPLLGVVVGTLLTALVQSSAAFIGIVLAMCTQGLISLEGSIPLLMGANLGTTITGIIASFATGREAKKVALAYAVFKFIGILLLFWLIEPFANLVRLFTPDIIDPTSGTFVTNIGRQVANAHTIYNVILTLIVLPFTKTFAKIVDWVIPIFPEKREPYKVQFIDTNLLQSPTIAIEVSRQELVGMAKLVQSMLDDSIRLFIDKNPSTIDTIHEKENHINFLRDKLNDYLLKISHSDINEKEVDSVFKVMFATKELEQIGDIISKNILEKGKWWLGAGLEFSHEGKEELIEFHRLTQKQLKRAIDILSTFNLDIARKQLRKYEHYKQVGIELERSHFDRLKQAINKSIASSKTHLELVSLYRIIGSHANNIARIMIGEN